One Vicinamibacteria bacterium genomic window carries:
- a CDS encoding sulfite exporter TauE/SafE family protein, which translates to MTEPSSWLLALAGAGTGIVGSLLGIGGGAFLVPLLTLYFGIPIRTAIAASLISVIATASASATVNLDRGLVNLRLGLVLEVATSVGGLAGGVLASQLSQPQLFMAFALTLAVIGLLVAVRSKRRNVIADLAVDPGRLGGRLLEGGKEYVYRVRRLPVAFGASLLAGALSGLLGVGGGIIKVPVLNTFCGIPIRVAGATSALMIGVTAAASAFIYYARGDVVLPLAASVALGALPASLLGARLSDRVQIRYLKILMALLLLGVSLRMAGEVL; encoded by the coding sequence TCATCCTGGCTTCTTGCCCTGGCGGGTGCGGGCACCGGCATCGTGGGCTCGCTCCTGGGCATAGGCGGAGGGGCCTTCCTCGTCCCGCTCTTGACCCTCTACTTCGGCATTCCCATCCGGACCGCCATCGCGGCCAGCCTCATCTCCGTCATCGCCACTGCCTCTGCCTCCGCCACCGTGAACCTGGACCGGGGCCTGGTCAATCTGCGGCTCGGCCTTGTCCTGGAGGTCGCCACTAGCGTAGGCGGCCTGGCCGGAGGTGTGCTCGCGAGCCAGCTGTCCCAGCCCCAGCTCTTCATGGCCTTCGCCCTGACCCTCGCCGTCATCGGCCTCCTCGTTGCCGTGCGCTCCAAACGCCGGAACGTGATCGCAGACCTCGCGGTGGACCCGGGCCGGCTGGGGGGCCGCCTCCTAGAAGGGGGGAAGGAGTATGTCTATCGGGTGCGGAGGCTGCCCGTGGCCTTCGGCGCCTCCTTGCTCGCCGGGGCCCTCTCCGGACTCCTGGGGGTGGGGGGCGGGATCATCAAGGTCCCGGTTCTGAACACCTTCTGCGGCATCCCGATCCGCGTGGCCGGTGCCACCAGCGCGCTCATGATCGGCGTGACCGCGGCCGCCTCGGCCTTCATCTACTATGCCCGGGGCGACGTGGTCCTGCCCCTCGCCGCCTCCGTGGCCCTGGGGGCACTTCCCGCGAGCCTGCTCGGGGCCCGTCTTTCCGACCGGGTTCAGATCCGCTATCTGAAGATCTTGATGGCCCTGCTCCTGCTAGGGGTGTCGCTGCGCATGGCGGGGGAGGTTTTGTGA
- a CDS encoding DegT/DnrJ/EryC1/StrS family aminotransferase, translating into MPQTRLVPMVDLKAQLDRIRPEMEAAIGRVLATTCFVGGEECDLFEQEFAAYCGTTHACGVANGTDALTLALRAYGVGPGDEVVTPASTFIGTGEAILLNGARPVFVDVDPQTFTMDASQVERALSARTKVILPVHLYGHPADMAALNGIARGRGLPVLEDAAQAHGAEVEGQRVGSLGHAACFSFYPGKNLGALGDAGMVTSRDGGFIARVRQLANHGGGADKYDNVVLGTNSRLDALQAAVLRVKLRHLDRWNQERRERVQAYTEALAGLPSVLLPRERAGARSAWHLFTIRTSARDALKAHLLSQGIAAAVHYPRPIHLQPAMATAGGRPGDHPISEALSREVLSLPLYPELPEPEARRIADEVRSFCTAAVRS; encoded by the coding sequence GTGCCCCAGACGCGGCTCGTGCCCATGGTGGACTTGAAGGCCCAACTGGACCGCATCCGGCCCGAGATGGAGGCCGCCATCGGGAGGGTGCTCGCCACCACCTGTTTCGTGGGGGGGGAGGAGTGCGACCTCTTCGAGCAAGAGTTCGCGGCCTACTGCGGGACCACCCACGCTTGTGGTGTGGCTAACGGCACCGACGCCCTGACCCTCGCCCTGCGGGCCTACGGCGTGGGGCCGGGAGATGAGGTCGTGACGCCGGCCAGTACGTTCATCGGCACCGGGGAGGCCATCCTCTTGAACGGGGCGCGGCCGGTCTTCGTGGACGTGGACCCCCAGACCTTCACCATGGACGCCTCCCAGGTGGAGAGAGCCCTGAGCGCCCGGACCAAGGTCATCCTGCCCGTTCACCTCTACGGGCACCCCGCGGATATGGCGGCCCTCAACGGGATCGCCCGCGGTCGCGGTTTGCCCGTGCTGGAGGACGCGGCCCAGGCCCACGGGGCGGAAGTGGAGGGCCAGCGGGTGGGCAGCCTCGGCCACGCGGCCTGCTTCAGCTTCTATCCGGGCAAGAACCTGGGGGCTTTGGGCGATGCGGGAATGGTCACCTCCCGCGACGGCGGCTTCATCGCCCGCGTGCGCCAGCTGGCCAACCACGGCGGGGGCGCGGACAAGTATGACAACGTGGTGCTCGGCACCAACAGCCGGCTGGATGCCCTTCAGGCCGCGGTCCTGCGCGTCAAGCTCCGCCACCTGGACCGCTGGAACCAGGAACGGCGTGAGCGGGTGCAGGCCTACACCGAAGCCCTGGCCGGCCTGCCCTCCGTTCTCCTGCCCCGCGAGCGGGCGGGGGCCCGCTCCGCCTGGCACCTTTTCACGATCCGAACCAGCGCGCGCGACGCGCTGAAGGCGCACCTTCTCTCCCAAGGCATCGCCGCCGCCGTGCATTACCCTCGGCCCATCCACCTCCAGCCGGCCATGGCCACGGCGGGAGGCCGGCCGGGCGACCACCCGATCTCGGAGGCGCTCTCCCGGGAGGTTCTCTCCCTCCCCCTCTACCCCGAGCTGCCGGAGCCCGAAGCGCGGCGCATCGCGGACGAGGTGAGGAGCTTCTGCACAGCCGCGGTCCGAAGCTAA
- a CDS encoding HAD family hydrolase, whose translation MKPAPVRAVLFDWDGTLLDSAESSYRCYRDLFAFLGIDFDRERFQQTYSPDWYRTYRSVGIPESRWAEADAIWLERYAREESRLLPGAREALLALRERRVGQGLVTSGNRPRVSRELAALDLEDFFGAVVCADEAGARKPDPAPLLLALARLRVHPEEAAYVGDSPEDIQMARAASVFAVGVPGGFPNRGALAVASPDLLTSSLGEAVEALLS comes from the coding sequence ATGAAGCCGGCGCCCGTCCGGGCCGTCCTATTCGACTGGGACGGCACCCTGCTGGACTCGGCCGAGTCCAGCTACCGCTGCTACCGAGACCTCTTCGCTTTCCTGGGCATCGACTTCGACCGGGAGCGCTTCCAGCAGACCTACTCCCCCGACTGGTACCGCACGTACCGGTCGGTGGGCATTCCCGAGTCGCGCTGGGCCGAGGCCGACGCCATCTGGTTGGAGCGCTACGCCCGGGAGGAGAGCCGGCTCCTCCCGGGAGCGCGGGAGGCCCTTTTGGCCCTGCGGGAGCGGAGGGTCGGCCAGGGGCTGGTTACCAGCGGGAACCGGCCGCGCGTGAGCCGGGAGTTGGCGGCGTTGGACCTCGAGGACTTCTTCGGAGCCGTGGTCTGCGCCGACGAGGCGGGCGCGCGCAAGCCGGATCCGGCGCCCCTGCTCCTCGCGCTGGCCCGGCTCCGCGTCCACCCGGAGGAGGCCGCCTACGTGGGCGACAGCCCCGAGGACATCCAGATGGCCCGCGCCGCGAGCGTGTTCGCGGTGGGAGTCCCGGGCGGTTTCCCCAACCGAGGGGCTTTGGCCGTGGCCAGCCCCGATCTCCTGACCTCGAGCTTGGGAGAGGCGGTGGAGGCCCTTCTTTCCTGA
- a CDS encoding DUF1634 domain-containing protein, which translates to MTGGPLLLNRVIEAVLTAGVLVSGALMLAGLALERTPLLQWGIVVLMLTPVARVVVVTLGLALERDWAFALISLWILGVLASSMYVAAHVARPRSPAVAPRHA; encoded by the coding sequence GTGACCGGTGGCCCCTTGCTCCTGAACCGGGTCATCGAAGCGGTCCTCACCGCGGGGGTGCTCGTGAGTGGGGCTCTGATGCTGGCCGGCCTCGCCCTCGAGCGAACCCCCCTCCTGCAGTGGGGGATCGTGGTCCTCATGCTGACCCCCGTGGCCCGCGTCGTGGTCGTGACCCTCGGCCTCGCCCTCGAGCGGGACTGGGCGTTCGCGCTCATCTCGCTCTGGATCCTCGGGGTCCTCGCCTCCAGCATGTACGTGGCTGCCCACGTCGCGCGCCCGCGCTCACCAGCGGTAGCCCCCCGCCACGCATGA